A segment of the Nitrosopumilaceae archaeon genome:
AAATTTTCATTCAAAATGTCAACACACTCGTTTCTATATTCTGTTAATGTATCAGATGGAGTACTAGGATAGTATCCCTTTTGCAAGGCCATTGGGTAGCCTTTTCCTTCCTGACTCCATGGAGCTTCTTTTGATTCAATTGAATATGACTGACCCTTGTATGGTGTCAAGACATCCCAGGAAATCTTGTCAAAAACGAAAAACTCTACCTCTGGTCCCCAATAACTGTAATCAAACCCTTGGGTCTTGAGATATTTTTCTGCCCTTTGTGCTATACCTCTGGGGTCTCGCTCTAGTCTTCCCTTATCCCACCCCCAATAAACATCACAAATCAATCTCGCAGTTTTGCCGTTTGTCATCCAAGGGATGATAGCGTATGTATTTGGATCTGGTTTGAGTACCATATCAGAATCATCCACACCCGCAAAACCAACAATTGAGGAACCATCAAGCTTTGGCAAACCATCTTGCATTTGTTGCGGAGTAAACAAGCTGGCTGAAATTGTAGTATGATGGAATCGTCCTAATAATCCTGTAAACTGTAAATCAATAAATTTTATTTGTTCATGTTTTATTTTAGCAAAAACTTCATCAGCTGAATAGGAAATTGATACAGGTTCCCCACCAATCACTTTATATGGCAATTTAGTTCCTTGATCATAACACAAGGAGTCCATGATTTAAGTATTATTGGGTGTGCAAATGTCAGAAACAAAAAAAATTGATGTAAATTCATTGTACGCCATCTTACAGCTTGAAATTGAAAATGATCCTGTCCAAGAAATTGATCCAGAGCTTTATTCCAGTATAGGCGAGCTAATTGGAAATCTGAAAAATCAAGGATATGATGGAATAGAATCAAAAATCAAAGATTCACTTGTAAAAATAATAGCAGACATGACCACACTTCTTTTAAAAATAAGAATTGAAAAGGCAATAAAATCAAAAGAACTTGATTATTCAAATTTACTTGATGAGGAAAGATTCATCTTGGATTCTGAAGATGAATTGCGACAAAGAAAGGAAGTTATTCTTGCAGCTACACTAAACGGTAGATTAAAACTTCTAGAGACAGTAGCCAACAGTCACAGGTCACGAGCTATTGTAATACGATTCTTAAAACCGATAGACCAAATCATAGGTTCTGATTTACAGAAATATGGACCGTTTGATGCAGAAGACGTGGCAACGCTTCCTTTTGAGAACGCCCTTGCTCTCATCAATAAGAAAATTGCTGTAAAAATAAGCTGGGAAGACTAGAAATTACACCTGATATTTCCTAAGAATAAATGCATAATGGAGTTCATCTGGGTACCTATTTTCTAATCATACTTTATCCAGTTGCAGGACTTTTTATTATTGAGATGGTATGCAGGGCTGCAAAAATTCCATCATGGATAAAACTTTTAACTCAAGCAACAATGTGTGTGGGTTTTGGTATAGTGTATCTCACAATGCAAGTTGCTCACTGGCTTACTGGGGGAGTTTTGTTGGCCTTGGCATTTGCATTATTCTATCAGGCAAAACTTTCAAAACTAAATCCAGAAAGAGCACTTTACTAATTACGAAACTTGTTCAAAACTTTTTTAAAAATACTTTGACGCCCAATTCCCTTATCTCGCTTTACACTATTTTGGCCAAATCTTTTTGCTCTGATCTGATGTAGCTTGACACATCTGTGAGTCTCTGGTAGCCTGTGTTCGGCACAGAATTTGTCTTTGCAGTAATTGCATTCAAAAGGCAGATCCTGTTTTTCACCACAATATGCACAGTCAAACTCTTCCATAGAATAATTAAAAGTTCATACTAAATTAGTGTTAGGTAACTTTGTTTCTTGGTATAGCCAGATCAACAAAACATATTTACACAATACATCATGATAAAAAACAGATTTTCAAATGTTAAAAGATAAAGTAGCAATTGTAACTGGTGCAAGTAGTGGAATAGGTTATGCTACCGCATTATCTCTTGCAAAAGCAGGCGCAAAGGTAGCAATTGCTGCCAGAAGAACCCAACGATTAGAGGAATTACAAAAAGAGATTACAAAAAATGGTACTGAATGTATTGTTGTACCATGTGATGTGACAAAACGCAAGGACTGTCAAGCACTAATTGATGCTGTAATAAAAAAATGGAATAAAATAGATATTTTGATAAATAATGCTGGAATCATGCCTCTAAGTTTTGTGAAGAATCTCAAAGTAGACGAGTGGGAGCAAATGGTTGATGTCAACATCAAAGGAGTGCTTTTTTGTACAGCCGCTGCTGTCTCACACATGATTAGCCAGAATTCTGGCCATATCGTGAATATTTCATCAATTGCGGGCAGAGTTGTATTTCCATCAGGTAGTGTTTATTGTGCAACAAAATATGCAGTAAGAGCTTTCAGCGAAGGATTACGACAAGAACTAAGTGCAAGAAACAAAATTCGAGTAACAACAATAGAACCAGGTATTGTAGCAACCGAACTTACCAACACCATTACTGACAAATCACTAGAGGCTTTTGTAAAACAATCAAAAGAAATTGAAGCACTACAAGCAGAAGACATTGCAAACTCGATTATGTTTGCATTAGAATCTCCATTGCGTATGAACGTTAATGAAATTACAGTAAGGCCAACAACACAAGAAAGATAGTGTTAGGTGTTAGATAATAAACCCAACAAACATTTTGATTCTAGGTGGGGGATTTGGCGGTCTTGCTGCAGCAAATGAGCTAAGACAAAATCTTTCATCCGAAGTCAAAATTACTGTAATTGACAAAAAGGATTATTTCATGATGGATCTGGTGAAACTATGGATTCTAAATGGAACTAGAGAATTTGAATATTCAAAGAAACCTTTGCAAACAATAACAAAAAAGGGAATTGATTTTATCAACGAGGAAATCATCAAGATTAATCCACAAAACAAAACCATTACTATATCATCAAAAGAATTACCATATGATTATCTGATAATTGCACTTGGAGTTGAGCTTGCACCAGAACAAATTCCAGGTCTTTCAAATAATGGATTAATCTTGTATGAGCTAAAGGATATACCAAAAATTCGTGATGCAATAAAGAGAATAAAATCAGGCAAGATAGCAATGGCAATAATGGGCTTGCCTTACAAATGTCCGCCAGCTCCCTATGAGGCAGCTCTTCTCATAAGATCGATGTTAATAGATACTGGTACCAGCGATTCTGTAAAAATTGATTTTTACAGTCCAACTCCAATAACACTTCCTGCAGGTGGCCCTCAAGTGAGCGAAGAACTATTGCAACTTTTAAAATCAAAAAACATAGAGTTTCATGGATCACAAAAAACAATCTCTGTTGGACCAAAGACACTAAAGTTTGAAGAATCTGTAGCCGGTTTTGATCTTCTTATCGCAGTTCCGCCACACAAAGCTCCATTAGTGGTAGTTGAAGCGGGTTTTGCAGAAAAGGGAAAATTCATTGCAGTTGACAGAACATGCAAAACAAATTTTGAAAATGTCTATGCAATAGGTGATGTGAATCAAATCATGGTTACAGATAAAATTGCGGTTCCAAAGGCAGGAATCTTTGCAGAAGAAGAAGGCGTTACCGTTGCTAGAAATATCATATCAAAAATAAAAAGCGAACAAGAAAAAGAGATCTTTGATGGTAAGGGAGGATGTTTTGTAGAGGTTGGCAAAAAAGTTGCAGGATATCTGCAAGTAGACATGTTTGCTACTCCAAATCCAACCACAATACTCCAGCAACCATCAGAAGAACACTTTGCAGACAAAGAAAAATTTGAAAAAGACAGACTAGCAAAGTGGCTGTAATGTCAAACTAATTTTACAAATTTTTTTCTGTAAATAAATCCAACAATTCCAGAACCAACAAAGGTTGCAGTCCAATACAACCAGAGATCATTAAGATAACCGGATACTAGAGCTGGTGCTAAAGATCTGGCTGGATTCATAGATGCACCTGAGATAAACGACAAGAAGAAAATATCAAGACCTATTATGCCGCCTATGGCAATCCCGCTAAATCCTCTTAATCCCTTCGTATGTACAACTACCAGAATCACTGCCATCAATAATGCTGTAGTCAGAACTTCAACGCCAAATATGAGAGGTAAAGGAAAATTATAATCTGGCGCGTTTGCTCCTAGATTTGCCTCTGTACCTATCACGTATTTCACAAAAATACTTGCTAATAATGCACCAATTATTTCTGCAGCAAAATATACTAGTAAGAGATTTCTTGGCATGTGTTTTGTAACAAGATAACCAATTGTTACTGCAGGATTGAAATGTGCCATTGAAACTTTTCCAAAAGCATAAACCATCAAAGCGACAGCAACCGCAGGTGCTAGTGCAACAAACCATAAACCAAATGTTCCCACATATTTTGCATCTAGAACTACTGAACCTGTAGCAAATACAACTACAACAAACGTACCAATTAATTCAGCAAAGAATTTTTTTTGGTTAGACGATAAGCCGCTTAACCTAGAGACTTGCGACAAGTTCCTTTACCTTTGTTTCAATTTCATCTCTGATCTTTCTAACTTGCTCTACTGACTTGTCTTTTGGATCAGGAATATTCCAATCTATTACGTTATTTACAAACGGTGCTGGGCAGGATTCCTTATCCATGCATCCCATGTTTACAACTTTTACAGATTTTTTTATCATCTCATCAGAGAGTACTTTGGGTTTTTGTCCGGTTATGTCAATTCCAACTTCTTTCATTACCTGTAC
Coding sequences within it:
- a CDS encoding AN1-type zinc finger protein; amino-acid sequence: MEEFDCAYCGEKQDLPFECNYCKDKFCAEHRLPETHRCVKLHQIRAKRFGQNSVKRDKGIGRQSIFKKVLNKFRN
- a CDS encoding SDR family oxidoreductase, with translation MLKDKVAIVTGASSGIGYATALSLAKAGAKVAIAARRTQRLEELQKEITKNGTECIVVPCDVTKRKDCQALIDAVIKKWNKIDILINNAGIMPLSFVKNLKVDEWEQMVDVNIKGVLFCTAAAVSHMISQNSGHIVNISSIAGRVVFPSGSVYCATKYAVRAFSEGLRQELSARNKIRVTTIEPGIVATELTNTITDKSLEAFVKQSKEIEALQAEDIANSIMFALESPLRMNVNEITVRPTTQER
- a CDS encoding FAD/NAD(P)-binding oxidoreductase gives rise to the protein MILGGGFGGLAAANELRQNLSSEVKITVIDKKDYFMMDLVKLWILNGTREFEYSKKPLQTITKKGIDFINEEIIKINPQNKTITISSKELPYDYLIIALGVELAPEQIPGLSNNGLILYELKDIPKIRDAIKRIKSGKIAMAIMGLPYKCPPAPYEAALLIRSMLIDTGTSDSVKIDFYSPTPITLPAGGPQVSEELLQLLKSKNIEFHGSQKTISVGPKTLKFEESVAGFDLLIAVPPHKAPLVVVEAGFAEKGKFIAVDRTCKTNFENVYAIGDVNQIMVTDKIAVPKAGIFAEEEGVTVARNIISKIKSEQEKEIFDGKGGCFVEVGKKVAGYLQVDMFATPNPTTILQQPSEEHFADKEKFEKDRLAKWL
- a CDS encoding aquaporin translates to MSQVSRLSGLSSNQKKFFAELIGTFVVVVFATGSVVLDAKYVGTFGLWFVALAPAVAVALMVYAFGKVSMAHFNPAVTIGYLVTKHMPRNLLLVYFAAEIIGALLASIFVKYVIGTEANLGANAPDYNFPLPLIFGVEVLTTALLMAVILVVVHTKGLRGFSGIAIGGIIGLDIFFLSFISGASMNPARSLAPALVSGYLNDLWLYWTATFVGSGIVGFIYRKKFVKLV
- a CDS encoding arsenate reductase ArsC → MSETKKILFVCVENAGRSQMAEGFFRKFALPEFLPQSAGTKPTNEINPLAVQVMKEVGIDITGQKPKVLSDEMIKKSVKVVNMGCMDKESCPAPFVNNVIDWNIPDPKDKSVEQVRKIRDEIETKVKELVASL